A window of Argopecten irradians isolate NY chromosome 1, Ai_NY, whole genome shotgun sequence contains these coding sequences:
- the LOC138334341 gene encoding uncharacterized protein — protein MPSFESAWLTISAQADTGSQLVIPHGLGEYPVKVDVQVRVVDNGDYYIFSGTGSAHRDDDDDSYYGGIIYIYDTVDVRVYAPSGTGSFYSTKGLVAYTGGTRRTGSTLIGGSYTSGEVKVRAWKLCEIGSPAFYHQWTAISGSSAYHEISHNLGVYPDLVTVQIDLDNTDYMSDAQGSNCFLVGSAGVSNTGTNYQTGGVIFGYDTTKIRLWASSGGYVFNAFDGWGENDDWRYSSGKFRIICWIFPASEILFQYTLEMGLGVTSTYEIPFGTDFDTDGILLSTEITVSDGNNPGFRFYGLGNALTDGSFAAFGGVVYVYTENQILLWRPSDSSSGKMVYHNTVWAGGHMNQMSDTAEVTIRVMIAIDTVNGACGHGSCVATMSTGDVACTCDPNWSGRDCKTEVTTTTTQTTTTVPLTTTTTQTTTAPATTTTTQTTTAPPTTTTEQTTTVTPTTTTTQATTAPPTTTTEQTTTAPHTTTTEQTTTVPFTTTTEQTTNVPVTTTTEQTTTSPPSTTIHHPTTTPSATTQTTTTEGATTTVKTTATVTGGVCGQPTAVTHTNFLYEDTSHGSRLLYSCYSGYTMTSGDQIHTCSGSVWTGTLPVCAACPTTYTPVITTQEELTERLDVLKKNTEVDAKNTTSYKRSLVCASDPRPSALYVATVGIIILSLVGLFPLLADGINLYERFGNFFRQNMHSPSKGIVLIS, from the exons ATGCCATCCTTCGAAAGTGCATGGTTAACAATAAGTGCTCAAGCAGATACGGGAAGTCAGCTGGTCATTCCTCACGGTTTAGGCGAGTACCCTGTTAAGGTGGATGTCCAAGTAAGAGTGGTAGATAATGGTGATTACTACATCTTCAGTGGAACTGGTTCGGCACATCGGGATGATGACGATGATTCCTACTACGGAGGgataatatatatctatgatACTGTCGATGTAAGGGTGTATGCGCCAAGCGGGACAGGATCTTTCTATTCCACGAAGGGCTTAGTTGCATATACAG GCGGCACAAGAAGAACAGGGTCTACGCTTATTGGTGGATCTTACACGTCCGGTGAGGTGAAAGTTCGCGCCTGGAAACTTTGTGAAATCGGTTCTCCAGCATTTTACCATCAGTGGACAGCGATCAGTG GTTCATCTGCTTACCACGAGATATCCCACAACTTAGGCGTATACCCAGACCTAGTTACCGTCCAGATTGACCTAGATAACACAGACTATATGTCGGACGCACAAG gttCTAATTGCTTCCTTGTAGGCAGTGCTGGAGTGTCTAACACCGGCACCAATTACCAGACTGGAGGTGTTATCTTTGGGTATGACACGACCAAAATACGACTGTGGGCTTCATCTGGTG GATACGTGTTCAATGCGTTTGATGGTTGGGGAGAAAATGACGACTGGAGATATTCTTCAGGCAAATTTAGAATCATTTGTTGGATATTTCCTGCGTCAGAGATTTTATTTCAGTATACTTTAGAAATGGGTCTCGGAGTTACAAGCACCTATGAAATTCCTTTTGGGACTGATTTTGACACGGACGGTATACTGTTGTCAACAGAG ATCACAGTATCAGATGGGAACAATCCCGGATTCCGGTTCTATGGTTTGGGCAATGCTTTGACAGATGGAAGTTTTGCTGCGTTCGGCGGAGTTGTATATGTCTATACAGAGAATCAGATATTGTTGTGGCGACCATCCGACTCATCAAGCGGCAAAATGGTCTACCATAATACTGTGTGGGCGGGTGGACATATGAACCAAATGTCTGATACAGCGGAGGTTACAATACGAGTTATGATTGCCATCGACACAG TTAACGGTGCATGTGGACATGGAAGTTGTGTTGCTACTATGAGCACCGGTGATGTTGCATGCACGTGTGACCCTAACTGGAGTGGCAGGGATTGTAAAACAG AAGTAACTACAACAACCACTCAGACAACAACTACCGTTCCTCTTACGACCACTACCACGCAAACAACCACAGCACCGGCTACCACGACAACCACGCAAACAACCACAGCGCCACCTACCACGACTACCGAGCAAACAACCACAGTGACACCTACCACGACTACCACGCAAGCAACCACAGCGCCACCTACCACGACTACCGAGCAAACAACCACGGCACCACATACCACGACTACCGAGCAAACAACCACAGTACCATTTACCACGACTACCGAGCAAACAACCAATGTACCAGTTACCACGACTACCGAGCAAACAACTACAAGTCCACCGTCTACTACAATTCATCATCCCACTACCACTCCGTCAGCtacaacacaaaccacaactACTGAAGGCGCAACCACTACAG TGAAGACTACGGCTACTGTAACAGGTGGTGTATGTGGTCAACCAACAGCTGTAACACACACAAACTTCCTGTATGAGGACACATCCCACGGGAGTAGACTTCTCTACTCATGTTACAGCGGCTACACGATGACGTCAGGGGATCAGATACATACCTGTTCGGGAAGTGTGTGGACAGGTACCCTACCTGTATGCGCAG CTTGTCCTACTACCTACACACCCGTCATTACTACACAGGAAGAGCTTACGGAACGATTGGATgtgctgaagaaaaatacagaaGTTGATGCGAAGAATACTACCTCTTATAAGCGCAGTCTTGTGTGTGCAAGTGACCCAAGACCATCGGCCTTGTATGTGGCTACAGTCGGAATTATCATTCTGTCACTGGTAGGGTTATTTCCTCTACTTGCTGACGGGATCAATTTATATGAGCGGTTTGGGAATTTCTTTCGACAAAATATGCACTCTCCGTCAAAAGGAATTGTGTTAATTAGTTAA